Proteins co-encoded in one Cytobacillus sp. NJ13 genomic window:
- a CDS encoding TIGR02206 family membrane protein, whose protein sequence is MFSVTGMQGFEMFSLMHLVTLILFFFTAWWLVYYRQVLRAYQKIIKWSLFGALLACEVTHHIWLVLTNQWDVADLPLQLCSFSTFIALYLFLKPNKKAFWLLYFIGAIPPILSMVTPDMVYQFPHYRYIKYFLHHSAIPLAVLYFILFEGYRVPKKAVLTGFLTLNVIAVPVFFLNMLVGTNFFYLASPTETQTLLSFFGRGVWYYVTLEAAALLVFFITYLPMHYMQAAEQKRVRGK, encoded by the coding sequence GTGTTTTCGGTAACGGGTATGCAGGGATTTGAAATGTTTTCGCTTATGCACCTTGTTACACTGATTCTTTTCTTTTTTACCGCCTGGTGGCTGGTGTATTACAGGCAGGTGCTTAGGGCCTATCAGAAAATCATAAAATGGTCGCTGTTTGGTGCGCTGCTGGCTTGTGAAGTGACGCATCACATATGGCTGGTTCTGACAAATCAGTGGGATGTGGCAGATCTGCCTCTCCAGCTATGCTCTTTCAGTACTTTCATTGCTCTTTACTTGTTTTTGAAGCCTAATAAAAAGGCTTTTTGGCTGCTGTATTTTATTGGTGCAATTCCTCCAATTTTAAGCATGGTGACACCTGATATGGTTTACCAATTTCCTCATTACCGCTACATCAAATACTTTCTTCATCATTCAGCCATTCCGCTTGCCGTATTATATTTTATTTTGTTTGAAGGATACAGGGTCCCTAAAAAAGCAGTGCTGACAGGCTTTTTAACACTCAACGTAATTGCGGTGCCAGTCTTCTTTTTGAATATGCTGGTTGGGACAAATTTCTTCTATTTGGCCAGCCCGACAGAAACACAAACCCTGCTGTCGTTTTTCGGGAGAGGTGTCTGGTACTATGTAACGCTTGAAGCTGCTGCGCTGCTTGTCTTTTTTATTACTTATTTACCGATGCATTACATGCAGGCAGCTGAACAAAAAAGGGTCCGTGGAAAATGA
- a CDS encoding HD domain-containing protein — protein sequence MLVEDELYGEYKLETVLEELINSKPVQRLKGVHQGGASYLVNEKWNVTRYEHSLGVMLLIRKLGGSLEEQIAGLLHDVSHTAFSHVIDGVLENEAEDYHEHIFDRVLLESEIPAILKRHHLNYECILFEDSQWTLLEQPAPELCADRLDYTLRDMYRYGYISLAEAHHFLDHLTVVEGRMYISDIGAAEWFVKTYYREVIDFFMEPLNIYANDTLAKVLKRSLETELLHLDDLLGKDEEVLVKISESGDQEVQRLLEKIDHKVRAEENRADYDIHFKGKIRLIDPSVLINSKLIRASKLSEEVKNRGQKAYEKAKEGVYIKIL from the coding sequence ATGCTGGTTGAAGATGAGCTTTACGGAGAATACAAGCTTGAAACAGTATTAGAAGAATTAATCAACAGCAAGCCGGTGCAAAGGCTGAAAGGTGTACACCAGGGCGGAGCGAGCTATCTTGTCAATGAAAAATGGAATGTAACAAGGTACGAACATTCATTAGGCGTAATGCTGTTAATAAGGAAACTGGGCGGTTCTTTGGAAGAGCAAATTGCCGGTTTGCTTCATGATGTTTCTCACACTGCCTTTTCTCATGTGATTGATGGGGTTTTGGAAAATGAAGCAGAAGATTATCATGAACATATTTTTGATCGTGTTCTCCTTGAATCTGAGATTCCGGCCATTTTAAAAAGGCATCATCTTAATTATGAATGTATCCTTTTTGAGGATTCACAATGGACTTTATTAGAACAGCCGGCACCCGAACTTTGTGCAGACCGGCTGGACTACACGTTAAGGGATATGTACCGATATGGTTATATTTCTTTAGCAGAAGCCCATCATTTTCTGGATCATCTGACAGTTGTAGAGGGCCGGATGTACATATCTGATATTGGGGCAGCTGAGTGGTTTGTAAAAACTTATTATAGAGAAGTCATTGATTTCTTCATGGAACCCTTAAATATTTATGCCAATGACACTCTTGCAAAGGTCCTAAAAAGATCTCTCGAAACAGAACTTCTTCATTTGGATGATCTGCTTGGCAAAGATGAAGAGGTATTAGTAAAAATTAGTGAGTCAGGGGATCAGGAAGTGCAGCGTCTGCTTGAGAAAATTGATCATAAGGTCAGGGCAGAAGAAAACAGAGCAGACTATGATATTCACTTCAAAGGGAAAATAAGATTGATTGACCCTTCCGTATTGATTAACAGCAAGCTGATCAGAGCATCAAAACTGTCAGAAGAGGTTAAAAACAGAGGACAAAAAGCATATGAAAAAGCTAAAGAAGGTGTGTATATAAAAATCTTATGA
- a CDS encoding DeoR/GlpR family DNA-binding transcription regulator, producing MKKGFVAERHRRIIRELEIKNKVSVADLSCKLNVTPETIRSDLRRLEKRNKLRRIHGGAICYFGLEKEEQFNKRIGISLPIKKKIGEAAASFISDGETIVLDVGSTTLHIAGSIENVENVTIVTNSLAAEEILNTRMENKLFNGTVILIGGTVNPLQRSTSGSLTNQMLEHFYFDKAFISCGGMNRDGICDYTIDEAAASSIMIKRSKQVYVAADSSKLNQRAFFHISPFSAIDFVITDADLPYDWPEEEIKFNGLKWVKVYT from the coding sequence ATGAAAAAAGGGTTCGTTGCAGAAAGGCACAGGAGGATTATCAGGGAATTAGAAATAAAAAATAAAGTGAGTGTAGCGGATCTCTCCTGCAAGTTAAATGTCACACCAGAAACGATCCGGAGTGACTTGAGACGGCTTGAGAAGAGAAACAAACTGCGGAGAATTCATGGAGGAGCGATATGCTATTTTGGCTTAGAGAAGGAGGAGCAGTTTAATAAAAGGATTGGCATTAGCCTGCCCATCAAAAAGAAAATTGGTGAAGCTGCCGCAAGCTTTATTTCAGATGGAGAAACAATCGTTTTGGATGTCGGCTCCACAACTCTTCATATTGCCGGTTCGATTGAAAATGTTGAGAATGTAACAATCGTAACCAATTCCCTGGCTGCTGAAGAAATATTAAATACGCGAATGGAAAATAAACTGTTCAATGGTACGGTCATTCTGATTGGCGGAACCGTGAATCCTCTGCAGCGCTCAACCTCAGGTTCACTAACTAATCAGATGCTGGAACACTTTTACTTTGACAAGGCCTTTATCTCGTGTGGAGGAATGAACCGCGATGGTATATGCGATTATACTATTGATGAAGCTGCCGCCTCTTCCATCATGATAAAAAGATCTAAACAGGTTTATGTGGCGGCCGATTCCTCAAAACTGAATCAGAGGGCATTTTTCCATATTAGCCCTTTTTCGGCTATTGATTTTGTCATTACTGATGCCGATTTACCGTACGATTGGCCGGAGGAGGAAATCAAATTCAATGGGCTAAAATGGGTGAAAGTCTATACATAA
- a CDS encoding metallophosphoesterase family protein, which produces MKKENESKGMDRRAFIKAGGAGTLALTMAAAGLPGDLFESRVQAEEINEKLEGPRLSFNSNGKFKVVQFNDTQDDERIDRRTIQLMEKVLDSEKPDFVVLNGDNITGGCDTELEMKQAMNNVVQPMELRKIRWAATFGNHDEDSTPKSGMDESDMLKFYMKYKHNMNTPGQKGITGTGNMNLLIKKSSGNKAAFNLWLLDSGRYAPQTIAGQDFKGYPTWDWLRFNQVNWYYERSKAIEKRYGFKVPSLVFIHIPLWEHRFMWWGSVDGRTQAGHDLAVARHQINGERNEDECPGPINSGLFTAMLDRGDVKGVFCGHDHINTYCGSYYGILLGYAGNTGFGTYGLSGPDRNRLRGARVFNLDENHEGVLVDTHMVFAKDYGIDLTANDQSIDPLPLEIK; this is translated from the coding sequence ATGAAGAAAGAAAATGAAAGCAAAGGGATGGACAGAAGGGCATTTATTAAAGCGGGAGGAGCAGGAACACTAGCTTTAACCATGGCAGCTGCAGGCTTGCCTGGAGACTTATTCGAAAGCAGGGTTCAAGCGGAAGAGATAAATGAAAAGCTGGAAGGGCCGAGGCTTTCCTTCAATTCCAATGGGAAATTTAAAGTTGTACAATTCAATGATACTCAGGATGATGAACGGATCGACAGACGGACCATACAGCTGATGGAAAAGGTGCTGGATTCAGAGAAGCCTGATTTTGTCGTTTTAAATGGTGACAATATAACAGGCGGCTGTGACACAGAATTAGAAATGAAGCAAGCTATGAATAATGTTGTCCAGCCAATGGAGCTAAGGAAGATCCGCTGGGCGGCTACCTTTGGAAACCATGATGAGGATTCAACTCCAAAGAGTGGCATGGATGAGAGTGATATGCTCAAGTTCTATATGAAATACAAGCATAATATGAACACACCTGGACAAAAAGGCATTACGGGAACAGGAAATATGAATCTATTAATCAAAAAATCCAGTGGGAATAAGGCAGCATTTAATCTCTGGCTTTTAGACAGCGGCAGATATGCCCCTCAAACGATCGCCGGCCAGGATTTCAAGGGCTATCCAACATGGGATTGGCTGCGATTTAATCAGGTCAATTGGTATTATGAAAGATCCAAAGCAATAGAAAAGCGCTATGGCTTTAAAGTGCCTTCTCTTGTATTCATCCATATTCCTCTATGGGAGCACCGTTTTATGTGGTGGGGAAGTGTGGACGGCAGAACACAAGCCGGGCATGATTTGGCTGTGGCCAGGCATCAAATCAATGGGGAGCGGAATGAAGATGAGTGCCCCGGCCCGATAAACAGCGGCTTGTTTACAGCCATGCTGGATAGAGGGGATGTGAAAGGTGTATTCTGCGGCCATGACCATATTAATACATATTGCGGCAGCTATTATGGAATTCTGCTCGGGTATGCCGGGAATACCGGTTTTGGCACTTACGGTCTTTCTGGCCCCGACAGAAACAGACTTCGGGGAGCGAGAGTGTTTAATTTAGATGAAAATCATGAAGGTGTTTTGGTCGACACACATATGGTTTTTGCCAAAGATTACGGAATTGATTTAACAGCCAACGACCAGAGCATTGATCCGCTGCCGCTGGAGATAAAATAG
- a CDS encoding metallophosphoesterase, translating into MKDNRTGQKDGNIFIKEMDRRAFLQKTTLAASATIGLSLANSLNLITASAASSASIMNSAGKNPDLVFPVISDIHIHNSSNKTLEKFITTLEQLNKAVPKQDAFLAVGDLTDYGYESEFDKFMSAYNVHKQPGTVSMFAIGNHDYWNGLSAADAQKRFLTKTGMESIYYHKVIKGYHFIILGTEDGLTEGTFSVEQINWLGEQLKIAHEDDWKKPIFVFHHQPIKGTVYGSEWGFTQNRDLFYDTLKEYPQVISFSGHTHYPLDDPRIIHQKDFTTIGTSTGAYLWLDAGRIQGEVPEGADVLNQALIVEVHNNKVLIKRRDIHNNDWTGEPFEISYPANKRKFTYTEDRDMKAPFFTKDAMLSINQEMTSATGVAIMFTQAKDDLLVHDYKVVARHANSEEVVKEFLAFSEFYKDPVPNPLTLTIEGLQANTAYQIEVHALDAFGNVCKKPLRALGKTKTLAAANTVL; encoded by the coding sequence ATGAAAGATAATCGGACTGGACAAAAAGATGGAAATATATTTATTAAAGAAATGGATCGCCGTGCATTTTTGCAGAAAACTACCTTAGCTGCCAGTGCAACAATTGGATTATCTCTTGCTAACTCTCTTAATTTAATTACAGCAAGTGCTGCCTCTTCTGCTTCGATCATGAACTCTGCTGGCAAGAATCCGGATTTAGTTTTCCCGGTTATTAGTGATATTCATATCCATAACAGCAGCAATAAAACCCTTGAAAAGTTTATAACAACATTGGAACAATTAAATAAGGCTGTACCGAAGCAGGATGCTTTTTTGGCTGTGGGAGATTTAACTGATTATGGATATGAATCCGAATTCGATAAGTTTATGTCAGCCTATAATGTCCACAAACAGCCAGGCACTGTTTCCATGTTTGCAATAGGGAATCATGACTATTGGAATGGTTTATCAGCAGCAGATGCACAAAAGCGCTTCCTTACAAAAACAGGCATGGAATCTATCTATTATCACAAGGTAATCAAAGGCTACCATTTTATCATTCTGGGAACAGAAGATGGATTAACAGAGGGCACCTTTTCCGTTGAACAAATAAATTGGCTTGGTGAACAGCTGAAGATTGCGCATGAAGATGATTGGAAAAAGCCAATTTTTGTTTTCCATCATCAGCCGATTAAAGGGACGGTCTATGGAAGCGAATGGGGATTTACTCAAAATAGAGACCTATTTTATGACACTTTGAAGGAATATCCGCAAGTCATCTCATTTTCAGGTCATACGCACTATCCTCTTGATGACCCGAGAATCATTCACCAGAAGGATTTTACTACAATTGGAACCTCAACCGGCGCCTATTTGTGGCTGGATGCCGGCAGAATTCAAGGGGAAGTGCCTGAGGGTGCGGATGTCCTGAATCAGGCACTAATTGTGGAAGTGCATAATAATAAGGTGCTGATTAAGCGACGCGATATTCATAATAATGATTGGACAGGAGAGCCATTTGAAATCAGCTATCCGGCAAATAAACGGAAATTTACTTACACAGAAGACAGAGATATGAAAGCGCCTTTTTTTACAAAAGATGCGATGCTTTCCATTAATCAAGAAATGACATCAGCCACTGGCGTGGCCATTATGTTTACGCAAGCGAAGGATGACCTGCTGGTTCATGACTACAAGGTAGTGGCAAGACATGCAAATTCAGAGGAAGTCGTGAAGGAATTTCTAGCTTTCTCGGAATTTTATAAAGATCCTGTGCCAAACCCGTTAACGTTAACAATTGAAGGATTACAGGCAAATACAGCCTATCAAATTGAGGTGCATGCACTGGATGCTTTTGGGAATGTATGTAAGAAGCCTTTGAGAGCTTTAGGGAAGACGAAAACATTGGCTGCAGCAAATACCGTTTTATAA
- a CDS encoding twin-arginine translocase TatA/TatE family subunit, whose product MLQNIGIPGLILVLVIALIIFGPSKLPEIGRAFGSTLREFKSSTKELLSENQEDSSKTK is encoded by the coding sequence ATGCTGCAAAATATAGGTATACCTGGACTAATATTAGTATTAGTTATCGCACTTATCATTTTTGGTCCATCGAAGCTGCCGGAAATTGGCCGGGCATTCGGCTCAACTTTGAGGGAATTTAAAAGCTCAACAAAAGAATTGCTGTCAGAGAACCAGGAAGACAGCAGCAAAACTAAATAA